From one Rosa rugosa chromosome 4, drRosRugo1.1, whole genome shotgun sequence genomic stretch:
- the LOC133744953 gene encoding peptide methionine sulfoxide reductase, with protein MSLPGTAASSDSNTTEKNSSPDTKFLLHDVAPDSASPSPSTNTTTLGDTRRMSLRKARKFLAELRRRRQQNRRFLSVHELDCLKGDRAERETGGDRRSGRTLAVVGVGLEDGPGTLTLSSDDANHLYLCSLFSAELWRVDSISETNHISAYKARNTLAEVKLRMASTTNPALDPDSDIPDNPGHEFAQFGSGCFWGAELRFQRVVGVVKTEVGYSQGHIHDPNYKLVCSGTTNHSEVVRVQFDPQVCPYSDLLSVFWSRHDPTTLNRQAGDVGTQYRSGIYYYSEAQARLAEESKEAKQKEFKDKRVVTEILPAKRFYRAEEYHQQYLEKGGGNGNKQSAQKGCNDPIRCYG; from the exons ATGTCGCTGCCCGGCACCGCCGCGTCCAGCGACTCCAATACAACAGAGAAGAACTCGAGCCCGGACACGAAGTTCCTCCTGCATGACGTCGCTCCCGACTCGGCCAGCCCCTCGCCGTCGACAAACACCACCACGCTAGGCGACACGCGTCGGATGTCCTTGAGAAAAGCGCGGAAGTTCTTGGCGGAGCTGAGGCGGAGGCGACAGCAGAATCGCCGTTTTCTCTCCGTCCATGAACTTGATTGCCTTAAAGGAGATCGGGCAGAGAGAGAAACCGGTGGAGATCGGAGATCGGGCCGGACCCTTGCAGTGGTCGGTGTGGGACTTGAAGACGGACCCGGCACCCTTACGCTGAGCTCTGATGACGCGAACCATCTCTATCTCTGTTCTCTGTTCTCTGCAGAG CTTTGGCGGGTGGATTCAATCTCCGAGACCAATCACATTTCTGCATATAAAGCCCGAAACACTCTTGCCGAAGTCAAACTCAGAATGGCTTCCACTACCAACCCAGCTCTCGACCCAGATTCGGACATTCCGGATAACCCGGGTCACGAGTTTGCTCAATTCGGGTCCGGTTGCTTCTGGGGAGCCGAGCTCAGGTTTCAGCGGGTCGTCGGCGTGGTCAAGACCGAGGTTGGGTACTCCCAGGGCCACATCCACGACCCGAATTACAAGCTGGTCTGCTCCGGAACCACTAACCACTCCGAGGTGGTTCGGGTCCAGTTCGACCCGCAAGTCTGCCCATATTCGGACCTGCTTTCCGTCTTTTGGTCTCGTCATGATCCAACTACCCTCAATCGCCAG GCTGGAGATGTGGGAACTCAATATCGATCTGGAATATACTACTACAGCGAAGCGCAGGCTCGCCTAGCCGAGGAATCGAAGGAAGCAAAGCAAAAGGAGTTTAAGGACAAGAGGGTGGTGACAGAGATTCTTCCAGCAAAGAGGTTTTACAGGGCAGAGGAATACCATCAGCAATATCTGGAAAAAGGAGGAGGTAATGGCAACAAACAATCTGCTCAAAAGGGTTGCAATGATCCTATTCGATGCTATGGTTGA
- the LOC133743407 gene encoding BTB/POZ and TAZ domain-containing protein 1-like, translated as METNHHTATTNISDDLYGLSPATSPTKSGPRELPEPDIHILTRDAVRIPAHASILASVSPVLENIIDRPRKHRSSERVIPILGVPNDAVVAFTRFLYSSRCTEEHMEKYAIHLLALSHVYLVPQLKQRCTKELGQRLSVDNVVDVLQLARLCDAADLYLKCMKLVANHFKAVEETEGWKFVQDHDPYLELDILQFIDETESRKKRTRRHREEQRLYLQLSEAMECLEHICTEGCTSVGPYDMEPGQKRGPCSKFGTCQGLQHLFQHFATCKRRVNGGCLRCKRMWQLLKLHSSMCDQSDSCRVPLCRQFKLKLIHEKKRDDARWKLLVRKVVSAKAISSLALAKRKREEDQLGETRSHCGDHGIGSFRL; from the exons ATGGAAACCAATCATCATACCGCAACAACCAacatctccgacgacctctacGGCCTCTCTCCGGCAACCTCACCCACCAAATCCGGACCTCGAGAGCTACCCGAACCCGATATCCACATCCTCACCCGCGATGCTGTTCGCATTCCAGCCCACGCTAGCATTCTG GCCTCCGTGTCGCCGGTGCTGGAAAACATAATAGATCGACCACGTAAGCACCGCAGCTCCGAAAGAGTCATCCCCATCCTCGGCGTCCCAAACGACGCCGTCGTCGCCTTCACCCGCTTCCTCTACTCCTCAAG GTGCACGGAAGAGCACATGGAGAAGTACGCGATCCACCTACTGGCGTTGTCCCACGTGTACTTGGTTCCCCAGCTGAAGCAGAGATGCACCAAGGAGCTGGGTCAACGTTTGAGCGTTGACAATGTCGTCGACGTGCTCCAACTGGCCAGGCTCTGCGACGCAGCGGATCTCTACCTCAAGTGCATGAAGTTGGTTGCCAATCACTTCAAGGCTGTGGAGGAAACTGAAGGCTGGAAATTTGTTCAAGACCATGATCCTTACCTCGAACTCGACATTTTGCAGTTCATCGATGAAACTGAATCG aggaagaagaggacaaggaGGCATAGGGAGGAACAGAGGTTGTATCTACAGCTAAGTGAGGCAATGGAGTGCTTGGAGCACATATGTACTGAAGGGTGCACTAGTGTCGGGCCGTATGACATGGAGCCGGGTCAGAAGAGAGGCCCGTGTAGCAAGTTCGGCACATGTCAAGGGCTGCAGCACCTGTTTCAGCACTTCGCCACTTGCAAGAGGAGAGTGAACGGAGGTTGCTTGCGTTGCAAGCGGATGTGGCAGCTTCTTAAGCTTCACTCGTCGATGTGTGACCAATCGGATTCTTGCCGAGTTCCCCTTTGCAg GCAGTTCAAGTTGAAATTGATACACGAGAAGAAGAGAGATGATGCAAGGTGGAAACTGCTGGTGAGGAAGGTTGTATCAGCCAAAGCCATATCTTCTCTGGCTCTGGctaagaggaagagagaggaggaTCAACTCGGCGAAACCAGAAGCCACTGCGGTGATCATGGAATTGGAAGCTTCAGACTGTGA
- the LOC133743566 gene encoding vignain encodes MEMKKFLLAAALSLTLVIGVAESFDYHERDLASEDSLWDLYERWRSHHTVSRSLDEKHKRFNVFKENVRHVHNTNKEDKPYKLKLNKFADMTNHEFRSAYAGSKVKHHRMLRGQRSGDGAFRYANVDGVPPSVDWRKNGAVTPVKDQGQCGSCWAFSTVVAVEGINQIKKKNLVSLSEQELVDCDTQQNQGCSGGLMELAFEFIKQKGGLTTETNYPYRATDSTCNAAKENSPVVSIDGHESVPANNEDALLKAAANQPIAVAIDAGGSDFQFYSEGVYDGKCGTELDHGVAVVGYGTTLDGTKYWTVKNSWGDQWGEKGYIRMARGIAEKEGKCGIAMEASYPIKNSSTNPTGAPTSYPKDEL; translated from the exons ATGGAAATGAAGAAGTTTCTATTGGCTGCTGCTCTTTCACTTACTTTGGTGATTGGGGTGGCTGAGAGCTTTGATTACCATGAGAGAGACTTGGCCTCCGAGGACAGCTTGTGGGATCTGTACGAGAGGTGGAGGAGCCACCACACGGTTTCGAGGAGCCTCGATGAGAAGCACAAGCGGTTCAATGTGTTCAAGGAGAATGTCAGGCATGTCCACAACACCAACAAAGAAGACAAGCCTTATAAGCTGAAGCTGAACAAGTTTGCTGACATGACCAACCATGAGTTCAGGAGCGCTTATGCTGGCTCCAAGGTTAAGCATCATAGGATGCTCCGAGGGCAGCGAAGCGGTGATGGGGCCTTCAGGTACGCGAACGTTGACGGTGTCCCGCCGTCTGTTGACTGGAGAAAGAACGGTGCTGTCACACCAGTTAAGGATCAAGGCCAATGTG GTAGTTGCTGGGCGTTTTCAACGGTTGTAGCTGTTGAGGGCATCAACCAGATTAAGAAAAAGAACCTTGTTTCATTGTCAGAGCAAGAGTTGGTTGACTGTGACACTCAACAGAATCAAGGATGCAGTGGGGGGCTGATGGAGTTGGCGTTCGAGTTCATCAAACAAAAGGGTGGCCTAACAACCGAGACAAACTACCCTTACAGAGCAACTGATTCAACATGCAATGCTGCAAAG GAAAACAGTCCAGTAGTGTCAATTGATGGTCATGAGTCGGTGCCTGCTAATAATGAAGATGCATTGCTCAAAGCAGCTGCAAACCAACCTATCGCTGTTGCCATAGACGCCGGAGGTTCTGATTTTCAATTCTACTCGGAG GGAGTATATGATGGAAAATGTGGCACCGAGCTGGATCACGGAGTTGCAGTTGTGGGATATGGAACAACACTCGATGGAACCAAGTACTGGACGGTCAAGAATTCTTGGGGCGACCAGTGGGGAGAGAAGGGTTACATAAGGATGGCTCGTGGTATTGCTGAGAAGGAGGGGAAATGTGGAATAGCAATGGAGGCCTCATACCCCATCAAAAACTCTTCAACTAATCCTACAGGAGCACCTACCTCCTACCCAAAGGATGAACTCTAA